A region from the Lutra lutra chromosome 1, mLutLut1.2, whole genome shotgun sequence genome encodes:
- the DOCK6 gene encoding dedicator of cytokinesis protein 6 isoform X3, translating into MAAAERRAFAHKINRTVAAEVRKQVSRERSGSPHSSRRSSSSLGVPLTEVIEPLDFEDVLLSRPPDAEPGPLRDLAEFPADDLELLLQPRECRTTEPGIPEDGKLDAQVRAAVEMYTEDWLIAHRRYQHLSAAYSPITTETQRERQKGLTRQVFEQDTSGDERSGPEDSDDPRHSSGSPEDTPRSSGASSIFDLRNLAADSLLPSLLERTAPEDVDRRNEAARRQHRPRALLALYPAPDEDEAVERCSRPEPPREHFGQRILVKCLSLKFEIEIEPIFGILALYDVREKKKISENFYFDLNSDSMKGLLRAHGTHPAISTLARSAIFSVTYPSPDIFLVIKVPAGAGSGVIMLEKVLQQGDISECCEPYMVMKEVDTAKNKEKLEKLRLAAEQFCTRLGRYRMPFAWTAVHLANIVSSAGPPDRDSDSEGERRPAWTDRRRRGPQDRTSSGDDTCSFSGFRPATLTVTNFFKQEAERLSDEDLFKFLADMRRPSSLLRRLRPVTAQLKIDISPAPENPHFCLSPELLHVKPYPDPRGRPTKEILEFPAREVYAPHTSYRNLLYVYPHCLNFSSRQGSVRNLTVRVQYMAGEDPSQALPVIFGKSSCSEFAREAFTPVVYHNKSPEFYEEFKLRLPACVTENHHLLFTFYHVSCQPRPGTALETPVGFTWIPLLQHGRLRTGPFCLPVSVDQPPPSYSVLTPDVALPGMRWVDGHKGVFSVELTAVSSVHPQDPHLDKFFTLVHVLEEGAFPFRLKDTVLSENTVEQELRASLAALRLASPEPLVAFSHHVLDKLVRLVVRPPIIGGQIVNLGRGAFEAMAHVVSLVHRSLEAAQDARGHCPLLAAYVHYAFRLPGTEPSLPSGAPPVAVQPATLARGPGRPASLYLARSKSISSSNPDLAVAPGSVDDEVSRILASKGIDRSHSWVNSAYAPGGSKAVLRRAPPYCGADPRQLLHEELALQWVVSGSAVREAVLQHAWFFFQLMVKSMALHLLLGQRLDTPRKLRFPGRFLDDITALVGSVGLEVITRVYKDAELAERLNASLAFFLSDLLSLVDRGFIFSLVRAHYKQVSARLQSAPNPALLLTLRMDFTRILCSHEHYVTLNLPCCPLSPPASPSPSVSSTTSQSSTFSSQAPDPKVTSMFELSGPFRQQHFLAGLLLTELALALEPEAEGASLLHKKAISAVHSLLCGHDADPRYAEASVKARVAELYLPLLSLARDTLPRLHDFAEGPGQRSRLASMLDSDTEGEGDIGGTINPSVAMAIAGGPLAPGSRASISQGPVAASRSGCPLSAESSRTLLVCVLWVLKNAEPALLQRWAADLALPQLGRLLDLLYLCLAAFEYKGKKAFERINSLTFKKSLDMKARLEEAILGTIGARQEMVRRSRERSPFGNQENVRWRKSVTHWRQTSDRVDKTKDEMEHEALVDGNLATETSLVVLDTLEIIVQTVMLSEARESILGAVLKVVLYSLGSAQSALFLQHGLATQRALVSKFPELLFEEDTELCADLCLRLLRHCGSRISTIRTHASASLYLLMRQNFEIGNNFARVKMQVTMSLSSLVGTTQSFSEEHLRRSLKTILTYAEEDVGLRDSTFAEQVQDLMFNLHMILTDTVKMKEHQEDPEMLIDLMYRIARGYQGSPDLRLTWLQNMAGKHAELGNHAEAAQCMVHAAALVAEYLALLEDSRYLPVGCVSFQNISSNVLEESAISDDILSPDEEGFCSGKHFTELGLVGLLEQAAAYFTMGGLYEAVNEVYKTLIPILEAHRDYKKLAAVHGKLQEAFTKIMHQSSGWERVFGTYFRVGFYGARFGDLDEQEFVYKEPSITKLAEISHRLEEFYTERFGEDVVEIVKDSNPVDKTKLDPQKAYIQITYVEPHFDTYELKDRVTYFDRNYGLRTFLFCTPFTPDGRAHGELPEQHKRKTLLSTDHAFPYIKTRIRVCHREETVLTPVEVAIEDMQKKTRELAFATEQDPPDAKMLQMVLQGSVGPTVNQGPLEVAQVFLAEIPEDPKLFRHHNKLRLCFKDFCKKCEDALRKNKALIGPDQKEYHRELERNYSRLREALQPLLTQRLPQLLAPTTAGLRNSLNRASFRKTDL; encoded by the exons GACGGTGGCTGCGGAGGTGCGGAAACAGGTGTCGCGGGAGCGCAGCGGCTCTCCCCACTCCAGCCGGCGCAGTAGCAGCTCCCTGGGG GTCCCACTGACTGAAGTCATTGAGCCCCTGGACTTCGAGGATGTGCTCCTGAGCCGGCCACCAGATGCGGAGCCCGGGCCCCTCCGGGACCTGGCTGAGTTTCCAGCTGACGACCTAGAGCTCCTGCTACAGCCCCGGGAATGCCGGACCACGGAGCCTGGGATCCCCGAGGATGG AAAGCTGGATGCCCAGGTGAGGGCCGCGGTGGAGATGTACACGGAGGATTGGCTCATCGCCCACAGGAG GTACCAGCATCTGAGTGCTGCATACAGCCCCATCACCACCGAGACCCAGCGAGAGCGGCAGAAGGGCCTCACCCGCCAGGTCTTTGAACAGGACACTTCGGGGGATGAGAGGTCCGGCCCAGAGGACTCG GATGACCCCCGGCACTCCTCGGGCTCCCCAGAGGACACCCCGCGAAGCAGCGGTGCCTCCAGCATCTTTGACCTGAGGAACTTGGCAGCTGACTCACTGCTACCCTCACTGCTAGAGCGCACGGCCCCTGAGGATGTGGACCGGCGGAATGAGGCTGCGCGGCGGCAGCACCGGCCCCGCGCCCTGCTGGCCCTCTACCCGGCACCTGATGAG GACGAGGCCGTGGAACGCTGCAGCCGCCCGGAGCCGCCCCGTGAACACTTTGGACAGAGGATCCTGGTCAAGTGTCTGTCGCTGAA GTTTGAGATCGAAATTGAGCCCATCTTTGGCATCTTGGCCCTGTACGATGTGCGGGAGAAAAAGAAG ATCTCAGAAAACTTCTACTTTGACCTGAACTCTGACTCCATGAAGGGGCTGCTGCGGGCCCATGGCACCCACCCTGCCATCTCCACCCTGGCCCGCTCTGCCATCTTCTCCGTGACCTACCCTTCACCTGACATCTTCCTGGTCATCAAGGTGCCCGCTGGGGCTGGGTCGGGGGTGATAATG CTGGAGAAAGTATTGCAGCAGGGGGACATCAGCGAGTGCTGCGAGCCCTACATGGTGATGAAGGAGGTGGACACGGCCAAG AACAAAGAGAAGCTGGAGAAGCTGCGCCTGGCGGCCGAGCAGTTCTGCACCCGCCTGGGCCGCTACCGCATGCCCTTCGCCTGGACCGCGGTACACCTGGCCAACATCGTGAGCAGTGCGGGGCCGCCGGACCGCGACTCCGACTCCGAGGGCG AGCGCAGACCTGCCTGGACTGACCGCCGCCGGCGTGGACCCCAAGATCGGACAAGTAGTGGGGATGACACCTGCAGCTTCTCCGGATTCCGCCCAGCCACGCTGACTGTCACCAACTTCTTTAAGCAG GAGGCCGAGCGGCTCAGTGATGAGGACCTGTTCAAGTTCCTGGCTGACATGCGGCGCCCGTCTTCTCTCCTGCGGCGCCTGCGGCCCGTGACTG cccagctCAAGATCGACATTTCCCCGGCCCCTGAGAATCCACACTTCTGCCTCTCCCCGGAGCTGCTTCATGTCAAGCCCTACCCAGACCCCAGAGGCCGGCCCACCAAGGAGATCCTGGAGTTCCCTGCCCGTGAGGTCTATGCCCCCCACACGAGCTACAG GAACCTCCTGTACGTGTACCCGCATTGCCTGAACTTCAGCAGCCGTCAGGGCTCCGTGCGCAACCTCACTGTGCGCGTGCAGTACATGGCGGGCGAGGACCCCAGCCAGGCCCTGCCG GTCATCTTTGGCAAGTCCAGCTGTAGTGAGTTCGCCCGCGAGGCCTTCACCCCGGTGGTCTACCACAACAA GTCCCCAGAGTTCTACGAGGAGTTCAAGCTTCGTCTTCCAGCCTGTGTGACCGAGAACCACCACCTGCTGTTCACCTTCTACCATGTCAGCTGCCAGCCCAGGCCGGGCACAGCCCTGGAGACTCCCGTGGGCTTCACT TGGATCCCACTGCTGCAGCACGGCCGCCTGAGGACCGgccccttctgcctccctgtgTCCGTGGACCAGCCCCCACCCAGCTACTCCGTGCTCACACCAGAC GTGGCGCTGCCAGGCATGCGCTGGGTGGACGGCCACAAGGGCGTGTTCAGCGTGGAGCTCACTGCCGTGTCCTCTGTGCACCCACAg GACCCTCACCTGGACAAATTCTTCACTCTGGTGCACGTCCTGGAGGAGGGGGCCTTCCCATTCCGCCTCAAGGACACTGTGCTGAGTGAGAACACCGTGGAGCAGGAGCTGCGGGCCAGCCTAGCAGCCCTGCGCCTCGCCAGCCCTGAGCCCCTTGTTGCCTTCTCCCACCACGTGCTGGACAAGCTTGTCCGTCTAGTCGTGCGGCCTCCAATCATTGGTGGCCAGATCG TGAACTTAGGTCGTGGGGCCTTTGAAGCAATGGCCCATGTGGTCAGCCTTGTCCACCGGAGTCTAGAGGCTGCCCAGGATGCCCGCGGTCACTGCCCGCTGCTGGCTGCCTATGTCCACTATGCCTTCCGACTGCCTGGCACCGAGCCCAGCCTCCCAAGTG GGGCCCCTCCAGTGGCCGTGCAGCCTGCCACGCTGGCCCGTGGCCCTGGCCGCCCCGCCAGCCTCTACCTGGCCCGCTCTAAGAGCATCAGCAGCAGCAACCCTGACCTGGCCGTGGCCCCGGGCTCTGTGGATGACGAGGTCTCCCGCATCCTGGCCAGCAAG GGTATCGACCGCTCACACTCCTGGGTGAATTCTGCTTATGCTCCAGGAGGCAGCAAGGCTGTGCTGCGACGGGCACCTCCTTATTGCGGGGCCGACCCCAGACAG ctgctgCACGAGGAGCTGGCCCTGCAGTGGGTGGTCAGCGGCAGTGCCGTGCGAGAGGCCGTCCTGCAGCATGCCTGGTTCTTCTTCCAGCTGATG GTGAAAAGCATGGCGCTGCACCTGCTTCTGGGCCAGCGGCTGGACACGCCCCGCAAGCTTCGCTTCCCTGGGCGTTTCCTAGACGACATCACGGCCCTCGTGGGCTCTGTGGGCCTGGAAGTCATCACCCGGGTGTACAAG GACGCAGAGCTGGCCGAGCGCCTGAACGCCAGCCTGGCCTTCTTCCTCAGCGATCTGCTGTCCCTGGTGGACCGCGGCTTCATCTTCAGCCTGGTCCGGGCCCACTACAAGCAG gtgTCCGCACGGCTGCAGTCAGCCCCCAACCCTGCGTTGTTGCTGACGCTACGCATGGACTTCACCCGCATCCTGTGCAGCCACGAGCACTACGTGACCCTCAAcctcccctgctgccccctgTCGCCCCCGGCGTCGCCCTCGCCCTCTGTATCCTCCACCACCTCCCAG AGCTCCACCTTCTCCAGCCAGGCCCCGGACCCCAAGGTAACCAGCATGTTCGAGCTGAGTGGGCCGTTCCGACAGCAGCACTTCCTGGCTGGGCTCCTGCTGACAGAATTGGCGCTGGCCCTGGAGCCCGAGGCCGAGGG gGCATCCCTGCTGCACAAGAAGGCCATCAGCGCGGTGCACAGCCTGCTCTGTGGCCATGACGCCGACCCCCGCTATGCTGAGGCTTCTGTGAAGGCCCGTGTGGCCGAGCTGTACCTGCCACTGCTGTCACTCGCACGGGATACGCTGCCACGCCTGCACGATTTTGCTG agGGCCCAGGTCAACGGTCAAGACTGGCCTCCATGCTCGACTCAGacacagaaggggaaggagacatCGGAGGCACCATCAACCCCTCAGTGGCCATGGCCATCGCTGGTGGGCCCCTAGCCCCCGGCTCCCGGGCCAGCATCTCCCAGGGTCCAGTGGCA GCTTCTCGCTCAGGCTGTCCCCTCTCTGCCGAGTCCAGCCGGACCTTACTGGTGTGTGTGCTCTGGGTACTGAAGAACGCCGAGCCAGCCCTCCTGCAGCGCTGGGCCGCTGACCTTGCCCTCCCTCAGCTAGGTCGCCTCTTGGACTTGCTTTACCTTTGCCTGGCTGCCTTTGAATACAAG GGGAAAAAGGCCTTTGAGCGCATCAACAGCCTCACCTTTAAGAAGTCACTGGACATGAAGGCTCGTCTGGAGGAAGCCATCCTGGGCACCATTGGGGCACGACAGGAGATGGTCCGGCGGAGTCGTG AGAGGAGCCCGTTTGGAAATCAGGAGAACGTACGCTGGCGGAAGAGCGTCACGCACTGGAGACAGACCTCGGACCGTGTGGACAA GACCAAGGATGAGATGGAACATGAGGCCTTGGTGGATGGGAACCTGGCAACTGAGACCAGCCTGGTGGTTTTAGATACACTGGAGATCATCGTGCAG ACAGTGATGCTGTCGGAGGCCCGGGAGAGCATCTTGGGGGCCGTCCTGAAGGTTGTGCTGTATAGTCTGGGCAGTGCCCAGAGCGCCCTCTTCCTGCAGCACGGCTTGGCCACACAGCGAGCCCTGGTGTCCAAG TTCCCAGAGCTGCTGTTCGAGGAGGACACTGAGCTGTGCGCTGACCTCTGCCTGAGGCTCCTGCGACACTGTGGCAGCCGCATCAGCACCATCCGCACGCACGCCAGCGCCTCGCTCTACCTCCTCATGCGCCAGAATTTCGAGATCGGCAAC AACTTTGCCCGTGTGAAGATGCAAGTGACCATGTCGCTGTCGTCCCTAGTGGGGACGACGCAGAGCTTCAGCGAAGAGCACCTGAGACGGTCACTCAAGACCATCCTCACCTATGCCGAGGAGGATGTGGGGCTGCGGGACAGCACCTTCGCCGAGCAG GTCCAGGACCTGATGTTCAACTTGCACATGATCCTGACGGACACAGTAAAGATGAAGGAGCATCAGGAGGACCCGGAGATGCTCATTGATCTCATGTACAG GATTGCCCGCGGCTACCAGGGCTCCCCCGACCTGCGGCTGACATGGTTGCAGAACATGGCGGGGAAGCACGCAGAGCTGGGCAACCACGCGGAGGCCGCCCAGTGCATGGTGCACGCCGCCGCTCTGGTGGCCGAGTACCTCGCCCTGCTGGAGGACAGCCGCTACCTGCCTGTGGGCTGCGTTTCCTTCCAG AATATCTCATCCAACGTGCTGGAGGAGTCTGCCATCTCCGACGACATCCTGTCGCCCGACGAGGAGGGCTTCTGCTCCGGGAAGCACTTCACAGAGCTGGGGCTGGTGGGTCTGCTAGAGCAGGCGGCCGCCTACTTCACCATG GGCGGGCTCTACGAGGCAGTGAACGAGGTCTACAAGACCCTTATCCCCATCCTGGAAGCCCACCGAGACTACAAGAAGCTGGCTGCCGTGCATGGCAAACTGCAGGAGGCCTTCACCAAGATCATGCACCAG AGCTCTGGCTGGGAG CGCGTGTTCGGGACGTACTTCCGCGTGGGCTTCTATGGTGCCCGCTTCGGCGACCTGGATGAGCAGGAGTTTGTGTATAAGGAGCCATCCATCACCAAGCTGGCTGAGATCTCGCACCGGCTGGAG GAGTTCTACACAGAGAGGTTTGGGGAGGACGTGGTCGAGATTGTCAAAGATTCGAACCCCGTGGACAAGACCAAGCTTGACCCACAGAAG GCCTACATCCAGATCACTTACGTGGAACCGCACTTCGACACCTACGAGCTCAAGGACCGGGTGACCTACTTCGACCGCAACTACGGGCTGCGCACCTTCCTGTTCTGCACGCCCTTCACACCCGACGGCCGTGCACATGGGGAGCTGCCGGAACAGCACAAACGCAAGACCCTGCTCAGCACGGACCACGCCTTCCCCTACATCAAGACGCGAATCCGCGTGTGccaccgggaggag ACGGTGCTGACACCGGTGGAGGTGGCCATCGAGGACATGCAGAAGAAGACACGGGAGCTGGCTTTTGCCACCGAGCAGGACCCGCCCGATGCCAAGATGCTACAGATGGTGCTACAGGGCTCTGTGGGGCCCACGGTGAACCAG GGTCCCCTGGAGGTGGCCCAGGTATTTTTGGCAGAGATCCCAGAAGACCCCAAACTCTTCAGGCATCACAACAAGCTGCGGCTCTGTTTCAAGGACTTCTGCAAGAA GTGCGAGGATGCCCTGCGGAAGAACAAGGCCCTGATAGGACCCGACCAGAAGGAGTACCACCGGGAGCTAGAGCGGAATTATTCCCGCCTGCGGGAGGCTCTGCAGCCGCTGCTCACCCAGCGCCTGCCCCAGCTGCTGGCGCCCACCACTGCGGGCCTCAG GAACTCCTTGAACAGAGCAAGTTTCCGGAAGACCGACCTCTGA